One region of Danaus plexippus chromosome 16 unlocalized genomic scaffold, MEX_DaPlex mxdp_23, whole genome shotgun sequence genomic DNA includes:
- the LOC116771731 gene encoding venom carboxylesterase-6-like: MWLLVFICVLAISRAQDPRVNTTQGIIIGRRALDGDYLSFYGIHYAGDTSGANRFKAPSPAPKYPGDYHAIDTDVICAQPSYRGIIGVENCLMLNVLTKNLTTPKPVMVWIEGEDYESTSGTLYSFRHLVESGLVVVSMNYRLSIFGFLCLGVEEAPGNAGLKDVIQGLQWIRENIAGFGGDPNNVMLVGHGSAAAMVDLITLSPLSNDLVHKALVLSGSALAPWAVSFKPLESARYVGAKLEYTHKSRSELAKLLAGTDLNVLNGVLTDNDFYNASVLFAPCVEDVNLNPNETVLSDAPINILRSGKYSKIPYVAGYTDREGTVRAQQAVLNNWLSKMEMNFKDFIQTDLSFKNDSNKTAVAQEIREFYFAKKTINMDVIEDYLDYHGDVLILIPIMRGARERALTSPDNVRLFEYAYRGSHNSDWTYPTIPINGAKHGAILNYLFDFDLRIGDKTAQESITKRIVGLAFTGKPFPMDYNATTWDAITPYFMHMLYMSGSEVADKLTLYKEEMQGNLNQERTEFWSKIFDRHYEAPKPVSSAQTLIGFHVIVLVAQLMTKLL, translated from the exons ATGTGGTTGCTGGTATTTATTTGCGTGCTGGCGATATCACGTGCCCAAGACCCGAGGGTTAATACCACGCAGGGAATTATAATTGGCAGAAGAGCGCTGGATGGAGACTATCTCTCATTTTACGGAATACATTACGCCGGCGACACCTCCGGTGCAAATAGATTTAAG GCGCCTTCACCAGCTCCAAAATATCCTGGAGATTATCACGCCATCGACACTGACGTAATATGCGCTCAACCTTCGTATAGAGGCATCATCGGAGTTGAAAACTGTCTGATGTTGAACGTTCTCACAAAAAACTTGACAACCCCCAAACCCGTTATGGTATGGATTGAGGGTGAAGACTATGAAAGCACCTCTGGGACACTGTACTCGTTCAGACATCTCGTGGAAAGTGGATTAGTGGTTGTTTCAATGAATTATCGACTCTCTATTTTTGGTTTCTTATGTCTTGGAGTTGAAGAAGCACCAGGAAATGCGGGATTAAAAGACGTCATCCAGGGTTTACAGTGGATTAGAGAGAATATTGCAGGGTTTGGGGGTGATCCCAATAATGTCATGCTGGTTGGCCATGGTTCTGCAGCTGCTATGGTCGATCTTATCACTCTATCGCCACTATCAAACGATTTAGTCCACAAAGCTTTAGTGCTCAGTGGCTCAGCTTTAGCTCCTTGggcagtttcatttaaacctcTAGAGAGTGCTAGATATGTTGGGGCAAAACTAGAATACACACATAAATCTAGATCAGAACTTGCAAAATTACTCGCTGGAACTGACCTTAATGTCCTAAACGGCGTTCTTACTGATAACGATTTTTATAACGCCTCAGTACTTTTTGCACCCTGTGTTGAAGATGTCAATTTAAATCCAAACGAAACTGTTTTGTCCGATGctccaattaatatattacgatcaggaaaatattctaaaataccATATGTAGCAGGTTATACTGATAGAGAAGGTACAGTGAGAGCGCAACAAGCCGTTCTTAATAATTGGCTGTCAAAAATGGAAATGAATTTTAAGGATTTCATTCAGACCGATCTGTCGTTTAAGAACGATTCCAACAAAACTGCTGTAGCACAAGAAATACGAGAGTTCTACTTTGCAAAGAAAACCATAAACATGGACGTCATTGAGGATTATTTGGATTATCACGGAGACGTTTTAATCCTTATACCAATAATGAGAGGAGCGAGGGAGAGAGCTTTGACATCTCCAGATAATGTCAGATTGTTTGAATATGCTTACAGAGGCTCACATAACTCTGATTGGACATATCCAACCATACCAATAAACGGAGCAAAACATGGCgctatacttaattatttattcgacTTCGACCTAAGAATTGGCGACAAGACGGCGCAAGAATCTATTACCAAACGCATTGTTGGATTAGCTTTCACTGG GAAACCCTTCCCCATGGACTACAACGCGACTACATGGGACGCGATTACACCCTACTTTATGCATATGTTGTACATGAGTGGCTCAGAAGTAGCTGACAAGCTGACTTTGTATAAAGAGGAGATGCAAGGCAACTTAAACCAGGAGCGAACAGAATTCTGGTCCAAGATATTTGACAGACATTACGAGGCACCTAAACCTGTGTCATCAGCGCAGACCTTGATCGGCTTTCATGTTATTGTATTGGTAGCGCAGCTTATGACaaagttgttataa